GTCCTGCACTACGTCAAAGCCGCCATGACCAGGCTGGATTTGAGCACCCTCAAGGCCTTTGCCCTGGACGAGACCAAGGCGCGCAAGAGGCACCGGTACGTCACCGTGTTCATTGATCTCGACCGCAAGGAACGGCCCGTTGTTTTTGCAGTTCCCGGCAAGGGCAAGGCCACCCTGAAGGCCTTCAAGGACCACCTGATTGCCCGTGGCGGCAGAGCCGAGAACGTGGTCGAGGTGGTCTCCGACATGTCGGGCGCGTTCATTGCCGGTGTGAAGACCCATTTCACCAACAGCGCCCAGACGGTGGACTGGTTCCATGTGGTGCAGGCGTTCACCAACGCCGTCAAGGACGTTCGCCTCGCCGAGGCCAAGGAAACCAGCATGCCCAAGGCCGCCCGCTGGGCCACGCTTAAGAATGCCGAAGGTTCCTTTACCGAGGCGCAGGTTGCCGCCCTGAACGAACTGGTCACCATGGACCTGGAAACCGCCAAGGCCTGGCGCATCAAGGAGATGCTCCGCTGGGTCCGCCGGGCCGAGTCCAAGCAGGCAGC
This genomic window from Deltaproteobacteria bacterium contains:
- a CDS encoding ISL3 family transposase: RVRCPQHDVRRVEVPWARKGSKFTLLFEQAALVLAREMPVLTTARILEMTDKKLWRIVLHYVKAAMTRLDLSTLKAFALDETKARKRHRYVTVFIDLDRKERPVVFAVPGKGKATLKAFKDHLIARGGRAENVVEVVSDMSGAFIAGVKTHFTNSAQTVDWFHVVQAFTNAVKDVRLAEAKETSMPKAARWATLKNAEGSFTEAQVAALNELVTMDLETAKAWRIKEMLRWVRRAESKQAAKWRLTRFVNEARSLIADIDLLKPVRTALNTVTRHRDAILARWDSGHSNARIEALNGIFQAAKCRARGYRNDDTFISIIYLLAAPIQHLLKST